A single genomic interval of Anopheles darlingi chromosome X, idAnoDarlMG_H_01, whole genome shotgun sequence harbors:
- the LOC125955947 gene encoding uncharacterized protein LOC125955947, which produces MCVTKRAQQQMMMMQMVTMIAAQINRLRLLAIVLVLILQALARPVDGLQLTEILVPDVADVQETVTLSCSYDMGTHKLNSVKWYKDEREFFRYSPLMPQNLMLFDVDGVTVVPNSTAQVCNHYQCSIQLHKLNTRSSGSYRCEISGDAPEFKLAHGVGNMTVAFYPQYDPIINGLQHNGVQHNYALGDFVVANCSSDMSSPPARLYWFINDRNVPSEYLQPQHETTVENDGFLLRSRTLEIRFYIDEKRLGRLKGKLVLKCLARIDAIPQATRESTQIIYIPTTDELRNQKLINWRSAGT; this is translated from the exons atgtgtgtgacgaaaagggcgcagcagcagatgatgatgatgcagatggtgacgatgatagCGGCTCAGATCAACCGACTTCGGCTACTGGCGATCGTGCTAGTGCTCATCCTGCAAG CGCTAGCACGGCCTGTGGATGGGCTGCAGCTCACAGAAATCCTGGTGCCGGACGTGGCGGACGTGCAGGAGACGGTCACACTGTCCTGCAGCTACGATATGGGCACGCACAAGCTCAACTCCGTCAAATGGTACAAGGATGAGCGGGAGTTCTTCAG ATACTCACCGCTGATGCCCCAAAACCTGATGCTGTTCGACGTGGACGGGGTGACGGTGGTGCCGAACTCGACCGCCCAGGTGTGCAACCACTACCAGTGCAGCATCCAGCTGCACAAGCTCAACACCCGCTCGAGCGGCTCGTACCGGTGCGAGATTTCGGGCGACGCGCCCGAGTTCAAGCTGGCCCACGGTGTCGGGAACATGACCGTTGCCT TTTACCCGCAGTACGATCCGATCATTAACGGGCTCCAGCACAACGGTGTGCAGCACAACTACGCGCTCGGCGATTTCGTGGTGGCCAACTGCTCATCGGACATGTCGAGCCCACCGGCCCGGCTCTACTGGTTCATCAACGACCGGAAC GTACCGTCGGAGTATCTGCAGCCGCAGCACGAGACGACGGTCGAGAACGACGGGTTTCTGCTCCGGTCCCGGACGCTCGAGATACGGTTCTACATCGACGAGAAGCGGCTCGGCCGGCTGAAGGGGAAGCTGGTGCTCAAGTGTCTCGCCCGGATCGACGCGATACCGCAGGCGACCCGGGAATCGACGCAGATCATCTACATCCCGACGACGGACGAGCTGCGCAACCAGAAGCTGATCAACTGGCGCTCGGCTG GCACCTAA